aaaggaaggaagaaatctgcaaatcttggttaaaaatggtgtggaaggtgaaaatgactcctcaaattctgcttctcttctcctcttcttctttatccCTTGCCTCtcctctaaaatgagaaaatgggactatttatagcatttttctgacatggagccctaaaatggtatgttcttggaggaattatttgagggaatctcctgccagctcattaatgaactcttcatgggactgcataagtggatcgcataagttatgcacccttaTGCGATTTTCAGCTGGTTCAGGCCACTTATGCAAAATTGCATGACTTGgtacataggttatgcacaattccgtgaaggtgcataagggaggcgggaatgtgcataagctatgctgtctccttatgcacaCTTCTTTGGTTCCGggcagtgatctttctccttatgcaaatctgcatagcttatgcggcaagttatgcacaatttggtcaatgcatatttcagcttgaaaacttgtttttgacatctttggctgtagaagacactcctcaatggcaaaattctcttcagtccttcaaaaacaccatttttcctacaaaacaaagtaaaaattacaaattaatccaaaatcgacaattatgaaaaactaactaattaactaatgaaattagctaaaaatgactaataatcaaataaaatggctatgaaattaaacctcaatgattatgcaaaatgtatgcatcagacGTGTAAAATCTAAGGACGTGTAAAAtgtaagtgtgggggaattttgataagtgcataattaatatttttacttccatcacatttagtgtttctaatgtatttttatgcctaattcaattgattaaagtataattatcaattaggcatatttCTAGAGAGTTTTTGTAATAATTGTGTTAACCACCAAAATGACATAATCTTGTCTCTagcccttcatagaaattgtagagGTAGTTTTTAAGGTTTAATTGGGCATGaatttgcttcatttggacatctggagctccagatataaaataaataccaaAACTGGTCGTGACAAGTCAGGTCTGGGCTTTTGTATTAGATTCATGGCTAATTTTGACAATCTTGGATACTGatctgggctttggtccctctttgtcatttgtagtgctctgacttagcttttcaatgaattaaacaacattggatttggagacccacaacttcagaaatacctgaaaATTTCAGCAAATGTCAAATTAatgaaaatgctgaaaatttatcaatttaatataattattccaAAAACTCTCTAGAAATATgcctaattaataattatattttaatcaactgaattaggcataaaaatatactagaaatactaaatgtgatgggagtaaaaatattaattatacacTTATCACAGTTGTTCAAAAATAGTAATATTCTTTTAATCGGAGATAATAGTTCATCCTTACATTGAAAGTGAATTTTTGGTTTCTTTTTCCAAGCCTTAATTATGTTTGGATGAGATCACATTGGCCTTATTCGATTATAAGGCTTATTTATGTATATATACAATAGTATAcagtaaatattaaaatatattattaccacattaaaatattaaaaataccataaaaattctatgttataattttaaaatattttttcaaacaaTTTGCATTTTCTAGTCATATTTATGTTATCGATTATAGACATACTTTCAATTCAATACaattacaattttaaaaaaataaaactgcattgcagcataaatttattattaaggtTAATGGGAGTAAGCTAAATTGTGCTCaattgagagaaaaaaaaattacaatataatTACTACAAGTAAATATTAATCAATACTCTAATTAAAAAAAGGAGTTTTTACTATATTGATACaactgaaatttaaaaaaaaaaatatgaaattgcAGTAAATCTTATtatttgaattgaaatatgaatggattAAATATTTTGGATACCTTGTACCCATATATATCAATCAATAaactaatttatataaatttttgttaatttctttaaatattattaataatttcttgcttattaattaattttacaggattaaatatttttcatcatatattttattaatttgtttcaattttttattgtaattaatttttttaatatgatcTCGCATATGTGGTAGCCTCTTAATACAATAAGATAaagggataaattttgacaaccgtccctgaacttatctagtataacattatagtccttcaacttaaaaatataacataaaactccttcaatttttaaattttgcataataaAATCCCTCGAACTTCTAATTGttaatttttcagttagacgctgacctgaacAGTTCTAGCGTagagcttagtcaatatttctcttttctttatcaagttatgtgtaaattgaattatttttctcactgtaaatagaataatttttaaggtacagagaaaataattttacaatttgaataagaaatgagagagaaatattgactaagagcCATGCGGGAGCTGTTCAAATCAGTTTTCaattgaaaaatcagtaattgaaagttagagaAATTTTACTacgtaaaatttgaaaatttagggagttttatgttacattttaaagtttaagGACTATAATTttacaaccatataagttcagaGATAGTGATTGAAATTTACCCTAAgatagaaaggaaaaaaaatttatttataatttttataattacattttataatttttatgacaaagataaaaaggaaaaaaaattctcAAACACAAAATTCTTTATTCTGGGCCCCTTTTAAAattagtaaaataataatttggcaatttgaaaatttattttcctCCATTGTCACTGTTAAGAGGATGAATGGTATCCTCAGCTCTTCCCCTGCTGAGCTTCGTCGGCTATCCCCAAGATCAGAAGCAATTCGAACTCTTGAACTGGGCAAAAACTTGGGCATAATTTTTGAAGGTGATTAGAGTTAAATTATTGAGCATCTCGCTCAGAAAATCTCCAATGACATCCAAGCTTATGAACAAATCCTTTGAGATAATGAGTTGCAGGTCTGTTCTCGGTGGTCTTCCTTTGGAGCAGCTTCTTTTATTTCCTTGGGTATTACTGGAGTGCTTGTTATCCTGTCGGGTCTCTCTTGGTGTGGTCTGCCTAACATTTTTCTCTGTTTTGCCGTTCAAAATTTCTAGTATTGCTTTGGGTTTTGTGGATTGTGGCTCTAATTCCTTTTCTTGTGTGTTTTTAGCCCTTTCTGTCATTGATTCCTTTAGAAGGTGCcgagattttgcattttggttttTGGTTGTCCAAGAGGCCTCTTGtcttgtttatttttttatttttggtagTTAATTCGTGTTGTTTCTCTATTTTTTTGGGTTTTTAGTTCAGTATGGTAGAAGCTGTTGTCTCTTGTTTAGAGCCTTTAGGTTGCCATCCGGTGATCATCTTCTAGCTAGCTAATGTTTGGGTGTTTCGAGAAAGCTCActcgggataaattttaataattgtctctaaacttatatagttgtaatatTATAATCCTTCAACtataaaatataacataaaactccttaaactttcaaattttacatagtaaaatccctctgacatttaattactaatttttcaattaaaaactgatgtgaacagctCCCGTATGGCACTTAGCCAATatttctctcctctctcttatgtaaagtgtaaaattattttctctacacgtgaaaaattattctgtctacagATAGAAGaataattcaatttacacatggcttgagagaaaaaagagaaatactgactaagctccatACTGGAACTGTTCAGATCAGCATGTAACTGAAAAACCGATAATTggaggttagagagattttactgtgcaaaatttgaaagttgatggagttttatgttatatttttaagttgagagactATAATGTTACAACTAAATAAGTTTAAAGACAGTTATCAAAATTTATTCTTGAGACTTGGGTCTTGTCGTTGCCTGGAGTGCATTGATTGGTGCCTTTGCTTGGGTCTGCTACGTGtcaattcttttaatttcaattggtCGCTCTTTGTTTCCCTATTTTCACTtgcttttcttgatttttcacttGCTTTTTTTTGTTGTAAATTTTCCTTGAACTTGGTGTTCTGTGTTGTTTTTGTTTTTGTATCCTTTAATCACGCTATCTCCTGATCTTTATTAGTTGAATAATTAGcttataaaacaaataaataaattcctTTCATCATATCTGTATATTAAAgctaagtcctaaaaataattttgtataaatatatcacctaattaaataaaaGTGTCGAAAAAAAAAACCATGTAACATGATTcttatttatcttttttttttttcacttaataattaacttatcacaataaaactaattttttatctaaaaatttttaaatttcaacaattaaaattttatcttacattacttaaaattcttttttattatattttttaaaattttaaatttttaataatcataatatctctaaaaattaaattttttaactgcattctatatatatatatagctaagCCTTAAAAATGGCTTTAAGGAGTATGCCACCTAATTAAATGAAGTATCTAAAAAAGACATAAGgcacaactttttttttttttaacttttatttctaaaaattttttaatttaaactattaaaattttatctcaaacaaaaatattaataattatttatgattctttttactatattttttaaaaattctaaaatttttaaatttttactgatCATAATATCTTTAAAAAATAACCCTTTTtaactgaaatttttattaaatgaaaaaagagtgaattatttttaaaaaaaattattttaatatatacatatttatatttaaataattattcactaaaaagtatttataaaatttaaaaaacattttattatatttaaaatttaaaaattttgatagtaatattttaaaaattgccACGTATCATATgattttttactttatttatttttttattagtatatgtaaaataacttaaaaataataaaaaaattaatatattagttaatttatttatttatcaactcttaaaataaattatagttaatcaatgattttattattatattttataagataattataaaaatataaaatattgaaaaatatatattaaattatgttatttaaaaaaaaaaaaggtacgtGCAACTCTTAGCAAAACGACTAGTTATTCATAAAAAGAAAGGCTACTTTGTGGAATAGCAGACATTGAACAACGAAAAGTACAATAATATCCATTACATATCGATTAAGATCCGTTCATATTTGGTAATTAAACATGAACACATGAATTGCTCTTTGATTATTCCATGCAAACATAGTTTTTTGCTTGATTAATTACGGTAGAGAGCATGTATGCCGTCAATATCATCTTGTGTGAGTTCCCTTTTTATAATCCCTGGTGGAATTGTTGCGTACATAATGGCATTTGAATCCTGACTGTGTGCAAGCCCAAGCAGATGACCAATTTCATGAACTGCCACAGATTCCAAGTCCATTTGGTTCATGTTGGGATTACTGCTCCAATCCTCGTCTGCATCATAATGGAATCTTCCATCTTGGGGAGGAAATGAATGAGCCAGCACCATTCCAGGCCCATCAAAAGGGTCTTCATCTCCGTGATCACCTCTATAAAAACCGATTACAATATCTGCTCTGGAACCTGCAGTTGCTTCCTGAAACGAGAACTGGGAAACACTTGCCCATCTCTGAAAAGCTTGGGAGCAAGCAGACCTCATGTCTTCCTCATTTGGGCTTTGAACTCCAGAACGAAACGTGTAGGTGAGTTGATACTCAGAAGATGGCCATCTTGGGGTTCCCTCGGGAAAATCATAGTGTGAAACCATGTGGAACATTTTCGACTTGTGGTGGCTGCTGCTGGTTGGTTTTGATGAGGATGTGAGATTGGTGATATCAGGTACTCCACATCGTGGGATCATCATATTCTTGATTGTAGCAGAATCAAGATTCCCAGTGACCTGTAGCTGATAAAATTTTTGGTAAGTTTTGAGTGCAGACTCCAAATGGTCATCGAAATCGTCAGTTAGATTATTGGTATCATCACTTGGGTAGTATCCAAATTTCCTAAGGTGCTTCTTGACCTTATTAAGGCCAACAACATTTTGGCCCTTTATGACTTCCTTTAGACTTTGAAGAAATTTGAGTGTTTTCCCTTCATGATCTTCAGACTGAGCTATAAAGAGCTGGATTGAAAAGAGTAGGAGGAGGAAGGTTGTAAGAAGATAGGAGAATTTGGGAGCCATTGCTATAGTTGTTTTGATAACGAATGGCTTTCTTGGTGTAGTGGTTCATGTTAGTGTTGTGTGGCTATTTATAGTATAGACAAACTTACTATATAGCTCAAGGATACATATGCATGTTTCATGCTACGGTTCTGCTTATTTTGTTGGTTACTTCAACTTTTTCTTGTCAATCCATTCAGAACCGCACTTACTTTATGCAAGTGGGAAAAAGCTTATTTCTACTTAGTTAATAATTGATGCAAAATACAAATATGTgtttacttcttttatatatgttttatgtCCACAATGATTAGATCTAAGCAACTGTACTTTCTTTttgtaaaaagaaagaaaaataattcTTCTTTAATGGTTGTTAGGTAATGATGTTGTTTCCTCCTTGCATACAGtatatgaaaatattatttaaGTGTGTTACATGAAAATAATGCACTGTTAATTTTCTAACAAACACATATAAATCAGAACCTTACATGTTTGAGATAAACAAACTAATacatattttcatgaaaaattctctttttaattttaaagatGGAATTTTTTGCTTTCAATTTATTTGTCTCTAGTTGAAGTCTGAAATCAACATATTACATTATCTcttgattatatatataatttttaaaaattattttaatatcactaagtcaaaattaattaattgaacgtTGAAATTTTGGTAGAGTTACTTGCCATGCTACATTTGTTGCATTGAAATCTATCttctatatatataaaataggaAAATTTTCTCTAGTAACTGTCATGCAGGGATTATCATTGATGCTGCCATGTGACGCTTACTATTAAATATACTAAGTATTTgtgtttttttattaatattaaaataactttAATTTGAGAAGAATATTATTCCATATATTTAGttattgaattcttcaatttttataaatttcttttttttaatgtttttaaatttttaactatttcatttctttttaaaatttaataaattagtaaaaatttaaaattttattataaaaattataaggaATTGATCATTCTCTTTCTTGCTAAAAGAATTCATGCATTATTTAAATTACTTATTAGTTATCttgcttaatttttttattataataaaataaaaataacattttaaatgtatattatgaatattttatttacctgaatttttttccttatttaataaattaattttctttcaattattaattttcaaccaattcatacacatttaattatatttattatgttAATTGATTTCATTATGTTACTATTCAATACCTCCTTAAATTTTTCATAACCGTTTAGAGTCATTACCATATATGTCAAATAGTGAttttacaatttaaaaaaattattaataaaaaaataattgaatttctTCAAAATGGTTTACTTAAAAtaataactaaataaaaaaattagaaaagataattatattttaaaattttttcactttttaaatctgatcaataaaaatttattcattaaaatatttggtaattaaatattttaaaattataaaaataattcggggtattaaataattgtagacCGACAAAGTGTGAAAAATTTGACTATTTCAcaacattaaaattttatttcttactTGAATTGATAAAGAGAAGCTGAATTGACTATTCTGGTCTTTCGCACAATTGAATAACAAATAAAGCGTCTTTCCTTTTCCTTGACGTGCGGATTAATAGAGACAGTGCCACGCGAATTTCGGACATAGACCAATTAACGCATTTTacacacttaagtcttttagttTTTACATTGAAATGTTTCATGGGCTTAGTAAATACATttctcaatttaaaataaataaaggaGATTCTATTTCTGAATAGCTTGATTAGTCTTTTTGAAATCTCATATATTATAGATAACGTGTGCAGGATATAAAATTTAGcatgttttaataaaattattattttttattatcaaaTGGTACGTAACTTCTATGTCTTATGTGTACGCTTatgttattaattaattaaaaaaaatgtcttTTCTTTTAATTGAAGGAGATTGATTATATGGGATGATGATATCCAAATCTTAGCATTCACTATATAATTTTACATTTAATGCTAAATTAAGACGTTATTTATCTTAAATGTAAGTGTATATAGTAATACAAGAGAAACCAAATTTTAATATGAttaatctattttttttaaataggaaatatattttattaattggaAATAGAGAGTACAAATCaaacatattatatttttatataggaaaaattattatttaatctctatattttaatgaagttaattacTTAGTCTTGTATTCTAAAAAATATCCCATTTAATCGCTATATTTTGACTCCGTTAAAATCTGTAATCCCTCtgtcaaattttttattagacaatggattttaatattaattaaattactatttagtctttctattttaatgaaactaattatttactccttatattttgaaaaatactactatttagtccctctattttagtaaaactaattagttagttcttattttttaaaaaataaaatatgttggAAAAAATTTTCctagattaaaataaaaattttattatatagagactaaatctgaatttactttttttataatttattgtcAATCTAAGAAAACTTATTAACTTTTTTATGTGGATAACTAATATCATTTTCTATCAAAAGATGAAAATCATAGAGAGAAAAAGGGAGAGAAGGGTGTGAGTATAGAGGTGAAGAAACATGAGGAGAGAGAAATAAGAGAGAAAGGGTTAGGATAATttggatataaaaaaaaatcagaagaACCAAAGAGTTAATAGAACTAAATTACATGGATTAATTAATGTGCTTTTCAAAATCCATAGACCAATTAATTAGTTTCAATGAAATAAAAAAGCTAAATAATAGTTTGACTGGCATTGATTAACAAAGAAATTAACAGTGGAATTAAATAGTTTAACGAATTAAAATTAAGGACACAAGCATCAAGAACAACGTGGCACCGATCTATCAAGAACGGTCAacttatttcattcaaatatcATAATCAATACAATGAAATAGGGATTCCTCACATTCACTTGTAGGTAGGGGGGAAACCTACAAGCATTGAAGGAATAAGGACTCACCAACCGGTGACTGTCGGGCCCAGCACTTGCCAACTAGTCACtcccccctaaagagcattaggaacACAATGAGGTGTGACAGGAGGAGACATCAATATGCTTGAGTCATCATACCCCAAAATTacataaatagaaaataattacaaaatatcccCTTTAGTCCCTGAAATTTACATATTACTACTTAAACTTTCTAACCCCTTTACATTCTCCCCCACTTGAACGGTCAACGTCCTCGTCGACTAAGCTTATGGCAACTCTTCAATCTTCTGTGCATGTGGTTGTAAGATACGCGATGGGATACTGCCTCATTAAAAAACCTTGACCAAGTAAAACCCAGTGGGAAAAAAACCTTGGTGAAGGAAAAAGAGTGCAGTGCATATTTACAACTAGGATTGCACTTGCAAGAACTCTCCACTATGCTGCCTTTGTGGTTGGATGTCTGTTTCTAATTTGATGAGGTACTCCTTGTATGCCTGACGCTGGGTGGTTTTGACAGCTTGCTCTGATTGGATTTCTTCTACAGCTCTGGTGGATTTATCATGGCTAGGATCTATCTCTTTTGCATAGTGTTACTTTATActagtagcatggcaaagtgactgAATCTTCATCCATTTTGATAACTCTGCTCTGCAAGTTAGCTGGTCGACCCTAATAATCAGTGACCTTGGCTTCTTATCCTTGTGAATTAGTCTCTTATTTTGATTGCGAAGGAGGTGTAGTTGGTCTGGTAGTCGTATAATCATCATTTGATCTTCAGCTTGCGATTCTTGTGGTTGTTGGTTTTCAATTGCCCAATCCTTCATCTGATTTGATGCTTGTTCTAATTGGACCCTTGCCTTCTCTCCATCTTGATCCCACTCCTTTATGAAGTAGGATGTGGTGTGGTCTCTACTCTGTTGGGATTCATAGCTTAGGAAGTTGACTTGCGTCTTTCGGAACACCTGGTTTGCTATAATGCAACAAGTAGCCAAAGTATTTGTTAGTCTAAAAGGCATAACAAGAAGTTTATAGTTATCATACCAAGTCACAATAATGATTTCATGTTTGTCTCTTGTACATGTTGGTTCCATATTTTTAGCACTCCTTGTGAGCTGAAGAGAGGCTATCAATTTCTTTTCACAAATGGGATTAAAGTTTTTCGGGACGATACAAGGTTTATCCCCCATCAATAGGAGACAGTATGCTATTGGAATGGGGATGGCCTGTGCTTTCTTCAGAAATTTCATCCCAATCACCACATCAAAATCATCGAGAGGGATTACTGTAAAATCAATCTCACCATTCCAAGACCCCattgtatttttcaaaataaagaaactaaatagttAGTTTCATTAATATATAGagagattaaattgtaattttctcttctacataaatgaaattaatcatttatataaaaaattatgtaaaaaatTTGGAACATCCGATAATGTTGACTTTGCTTGTAGGTTGGTGTATACGTGGACTACAGACTATGCACTCCACTCTTTGATTTGGCTCAATCAGATAACTTCCAAATCTAGATCTCAAACTGAAGAAAATATATGTATCTTGTAAATCACTCTTCCTTAAAAAAACAAAATTGCTCACAAACAAAAAACACATAACAATTACATTAAAagagaaaaatatattaaaattatgtactcaaaatctatcaataaagataaaaatacagGTTTATTCGCTCAAAGTCTATCAATAATGATAGATTTACAgagatatatttaaaattaattccaAATAGACACAGATTTGAGAgttgttaaaaaaatataaaaaaatagcagaaaaaaaaatgatgagtTGCTATATGAAAACACTCATAAGTGATTAtccaaaaaggaagaaaaaagaaagaaaaagtggAATGATTAGAAAAATGGAGAGAAGATTAATCTAGTTAATTGATTTTTCTTCACTTATAAAAGTTTAAAGAGTGAAGATATTTTAAATTTAGAGTCtttctatcttttttttttttttttttttttaaattgatctaTCTATTCAATCATATATATGAATAAAGCGGAAGCGTGACTTGAGTGTTGGGGATGAAGAAACTTTGAGTGGgtggatttgtgaaagggtttgcAAAAGTTGGGCGCTTTAAAGAAGTGGGCAAGCATAGGTGACCGGCGAGACTGAAAGAGATGGGTTGAATTTGTGTGGAAATTAATGGACAGCTTTCCAACTCATAAATTTTctctcttttccctttcccaaaTCCTTTAaccattaaataaaaaaataataataaataaaatcctTTAACCGTGATTCATGCTCATTCCTCAAATTTCTTCTCATACTCAACCtgtcagaattttttttttcaaattgccTAATTTCTAAAAATATGAATTATGgaattttttacaatttttttattaattatgataaaaattaatattaatatttgtattttaACCGAACTAATTACTTGGTTTTTATAGTTTaaaaaatacaatatttaatttctttatttttagtctATGAGCTTTTTAGTCTCtcttgttaatttttttattgatcaAGTTAATCAAAAGAGAGATATGTTAATAAACAGGTACTGAATTAttgatatatttaaaattattgaaaCTAAATATATAATTATGCTATTTAAATTATAGGATTAAATAGttgatatatttaaaattatggaTACTAAATAATTGCATTATTTAAATTATAGTGACTGAATAGTTGACTTGGAAAAGATATATTTTAAGAACATGAGAGACTAAACAGTCCACTGACTAAAAAGTAGAGagattaaatagtatatttttcaaaataaaagaTTTGTTAAAATACAAAGACTGATTAATAATTTTCCTTAATTATATGCAGCAACttttcaaattaaaacaattatAGTATATGACTTATTGAGTTTAATGCTCCAACAAGAGAATTTCTATGTGAAATAACCAA
The Hevea brasiliensis isolate MT/VB/25A 57/8 chromosome 18, ASM3005281v1, whole genome shotgun sequence genome window above contains:
- the LOC110633153 gene encoding LOW QUALITY PROTEIN: metalloendoproteinase 1 (The sequence of the model RefSeq protein was modified relative to this genomic sequence to represent the inferred CDS: deleted 1 base in 1 codon); its protein translation is MNHYTKKAIVIKTTIAMAPKFSYLLTTFLLLLFSIQLFIAQSEDHEGKTLKFLQSLKEVIKGQNVVGLNKVKKHLRKFGYYPSDDTNNLTDDFDDHLESALKTYQKFYQLQVTGNLDSATIKNMMIPRCGVPDITNLTSSSKPTSSSHHKSKMFHMVSHYDFPEGTPRWPSSEYQLTYTFRSGVQSPNEEDMRSACSQAFQRWASVSQFSFQEATAGSRADIVIGFYRGDHGDEDPFDGPGMVLAHSFPPQDGRFHYDADEDWSSNPNMNQMDLESVAVHEIGHLLGLAHSQDSNAIMYATIPPGIIKRELTQDDIDGIHALYRN